In the Penaeus monodon isolate SGIC_2016 unplaced genomic scaffold, NSTDA_Pmon_1 PmonScaffold_51, whole genome shotgun sequence genome, one interval contains:
- the LOC119571090 gene encoding baculoviral IAP repeat-containing protein 3-like has protein sequence MSQNIPLHIDDQQYHVDFSDTIMPWDDIVKIHKDKNPLCLLARNLPPLPRSKIFENRFDPATGLPADLRYEIKRLETFIDWPNKVVQAKDLAAAGFFYTRDTTCCICFSCHKYMNFSYDKPIVIRDMHLKKSPNCKFAQGKSVGNIPIRMSNILNSIVNQKRVAVTSATATATATATVDQEDLIKTRYEYAGPLHDYYKTTQSRLESFLNWPHRHRQKIEALVEAGFYYLGISDHVQCFHCGACLRNWEEDDDPWRVHAEWYPECYYVQLKKGKEFIDKVRLEVSRIPMWRHSSSTSQDTSEHDWNILLGLDYTKRLILVQGFPVVAVRDALCEQILQTGIPFSREVDCTSAVRKKIESYEEKNNNKLLTAERIANYRTVYAVMRFIQMVMGKSYNRSYPTGCIENSVYLYKQSAFNDSGDPNIPMYRHEISFNLPYPDHTYTGYHIESEYRMTLDRLNSYEITSRISSILDQEQSASLTAIWGYLVRQTTTTKKTNTSASNVDRGDITNALDSVGEAAAAAAAADEEEELEVEEEEEELEVEEEEEDIVVSELENQSAIGITIAPVPTMTPIPTVHTNGRDLIFHTRLYIISNANSRRVVPYQNFNSIIRGEPDIQHRQFNNRDEEAESKLSRSTGIEEGEPNKNINKDERHLCKICMDAEIDVVILPCNHMVCCTDCLLTQSKCPICRGSINHVIKPILL, from the exons ATGTCGCAAAATATTCCATTACACATCGACGATCAGCAATATCATGTCGATTTTAGTG ACACCATCATGCCATGGGACGATATTGTGAAGATCCACAAGGATAAGAATCCGCTTTGTCTCCTCGCACGAAATCTACCTCCTCTTCCAAGATCAAAGATCTTTGAAAATCGTTTCGATCCAGCGACTGGATTACCGGCCGATTTAAGATACGAAATAAAGAGATTAGAAACATTCATAGATTGGCCAAACAAAGTGGTACAAGCAAAAGACTTAGCCGCTGCTGGATTTTTCTATACGAGAGACACAACCTGCTGCATCTGTTTTAGCTGTCACAAATACATGAATTTTTCTTACGATAAACCTATCGTTATAAGAGATATGCATTTAAAGAAAAGTCCTAACTGTAAGTTTGCACAGGGTAAGTCAGTAGGCAATATACCCATACGCATGAGTAACATTCTCAATAGTATTGTAAATCAGAAGAGAGTTGCAGTAACATCAGCAACAGCGACAGCGACAGCAACAGCGACAGTCGACCAGGAAGATTTGATAAAGACTCGATACGAATACGCTGGTCCGTTGCACGATTATTATAAAACGACCCAATCGCGGCTGGAGAGCTTTTTAAATTGgcctcatcgtcatcgtcaaaaAATAGAGGCGCTAGTAGAGGCCGGATTCTATTATCTTG GGATTAGCGATCACGTTCAATGCTTTCACTGCGGTGCTTGTCTTCGCAACTGGGAGGAAGATGACGATCCTTGGAGAGTACACGCCGAGTGGTATCCCGAATGCTATTACGTTCaattaaagaagggaaaagaattcATCGACAAG gtCAGATTAGAAGTATCTCGTATACCGATGTGGAGACACAGTTCCAGCACCAGCCAAGATACATCGGAACATGATTGGAACATCCTCCTGGGTTTGGACTATACCAAACGCTTGATATTGGTGCAGGGGTTTCCCGTCGTTGCCGTTCGAGATGCGCTCTGCGAGCAAATTCTACAGACCGGCATACCTTTTTCCAGAGAGGTCGACTGTACTTCAGCTGTACGGAAAAAAATCGAATCGtacgaggaaaaaaataacaataaactattGACAGCAGAGCGTATTGCAAATTATCGAACGGTGTACGCTGTGATGCGATTTATACAAATGGTTATGGGAAAGAGCTACAATCGTTCCTATCCTACCGGTTGTATCGAGAATTCGGTTTACCTGTATAAGCAGTCAGCCTTTAACGATAGCGGAGACCCCAATATCCCGATGTATCGTCATGAAATTTCCTTTAATCTTCCGTATCCCGATCACACATATACCGGCTATCATATCGAGAGCGAGTATCGCATGACACTGGACAGACTTAACTCTTACGAAATTACCTCTCGAATAAGTTCTATTCTAGATCAAGAACAGAGCGCATCCCTAACTGCGATATGGGGATATCTGGTtcgacagacaacaacaacaaaaaagacaaatacgTCAGCCTCTAATGTGGATAGGGGAGACATAACAAATGCACTAGATTCAGTaggagaagcagcagcagcagcagcagcagcagatgaagaagaagaactagaagtagaagaagaagaagaagaactagaagtagaagaagaagaagaagatattgtCGTAAGCGAACTCGAAAATCAGAGTGCAATAGGGATTACAATCGCACCAGTACCAACGATGACACCAATACCAACTGTACATACGAACGGACGTGATCTAATATTCCATacacgcttatatataatatcaaatgcgAATAGCAGAAGAGTTGTACCCTATCAAAATTTTAACAGTATTATAAGAGGAGAACCTGATATACAACACAGACAGTTCAATAATCGAGACGAAGAAGCCGAATCGAAACTTTCACGATCAACTGGAATAGAGGAAG GTGAACCAAACAAGAACATCAATAAAGACGAGAGGCATCTCTGTAAGATCTGCATGGATGCCGAAATAGATGTGGTTATTCTTCCCTGTAATCATATGGTGTGTTGTACTGATTGTCTGTTAACCCAGTCAAAGTGCCCCATTTGTCGGGGATCGATTAACCATGTTATTAAACCGATCTTGCTttga
- the LOC119571096 gene encoding putative cyclin-H produces the protein MWNPECHYVRTLMGQTFIDTAKTVKNVLFRKPTRERTYSVTDEDWNAVMGLDITKDLLISLFPVAAVRDCVREQILVHKIPFITKHEGLYYVREKIAAYGNMDITLAKKISHMSTEYIQNYHAVYSVMYFLMDLKRIFIMNQDVDRNVSIDLFKPDQSLFLFRQPSYNPVATPMYQYRLSFTIPHPSHNSDFKFQQEYRIALEQLNRGLPVHVTNLYFRERDSISLFDIWNHLIRLSIIINDNNRSSGSSINSSNNNNNNNNNNNNNNNNNNNNNNDDDDDDDDDDDKNSYDVFSVIREHHQRQEDEERSSEIKEAPDSVIGDRYLCKICLNSCVKTVTLPCRHMSCCGNCIVTQTKCPICRKKIKYTLEPYL, from the exons ATGTGGAATCCTGAGTGTCATTATGTTCGAACCTTAATGGGACAAACATTTATCGATACG GCAAAGACGGTCAAGAATGTGCTTTTTAGAAAACCTACTCGTGAAAGAACTTATTCTGTAACGGACGAAGATTGGAATGCTGTTATGGGTCTGGATATCACCAAAGATTTGCTGATATCACTCTTTCCAGTTGCTGCCGTCAGAGATTGTGTTCGAGAACAGATTCTAGTTCATAAAATCCCATTTATTACCAAACATGAAGGTCTTTAttatgtgagagagaaaatagcagCATACGGTAATATGGATATAACCTTAGCAAAAAAGATCAGCCATATGAGCACggaatatattcaaaattatcatgCGGTATATTCTGTGATGTATTTTTTGATGGACCTTAAGAGAATATTCATCATGAATCAAGATGTAGATCGGAATGTCTCTATTGATTTATTCAAACCGGATCAGTCATTATTTCTGTTCAGACAACCTTCATATAACCCTGTCGCAACACCGATGTATCAATATCGATTATCGTTCACTATTCCGCATCCATCTCATAATAGCGATTTTAAATTTCAGCAGGAATATCGTATAGCATTAGAGCAACTTAATAGAGGGCTACCTGTTCATGTCACGAATTTATATTTCCGGGAGAGGGATAGCATCTCCCTCTTTGATATATGGAATCACTTGATTCGGCTTTCTATAATAATCAATGACAACAATAGGAGTAGTGGCagcagtattaatagtagtaataataataataataataataataataataataataataataataataataataataataataatgacgatgatgacgatgatgatgatgatgatgataaaaattcctATGATGTATTCAGTGTGATTAGGGAACACCACCAACGccaggaagatgaagaaagaagttcTGAAATAAAAG AGGCTCCTGATAGTGTAATTGGCGATCGATACTTATGCAAGATTTGCTTGAACTCTTGCGTAAAAACGGTTACTCTTCCCTGTCGTCATATGTCGTGTTGTGGTAATTGTATAGTGACTCAAACAAAGTGTCCTATTTGTAGAAAGAAGATTAAATATACTCTTGAACcctatttataa
- the LOC119571091 gene encoding E3 ubiquitin-protein ligase XIAP-like, with protein sequence MSTFKTCPVFKTYPTLKSKMSDPGNMDNATDIDRDLTRMCEETHRANTYGDYDQYVHHPKIMAKAGFYELDKRLICFRCGLNIDIDDIGKTDDIVEVHQTKRPSCVTGNVPIRINKIISKIIGHQETDNEKNSCGNNEGRSRGASGEEDGGDSRESENDSSSRISAGNILSEMGIESYSGPEHENFVTPISRKYTYDDWPLGDIMLPKKLIAAGFFYSGKPL encoded by the exons ATGTCCACTTTTAAGACATGTCCAGTTTTTAAG ACATATCCAACTCTCAAA AGCAAAATGTCTGATCCAGGGAACATGGACAATGCAACTGATATTGATCGTGATCTTACCCGTATGTGCGAGGAGACACATCGAGCAAATACATATGGGGATTATGATCAATATGTTCACCATCCAAAAATAATGGCAAAAGCTGGTTTCTATGAACTAGATAAGAGACTGATTTGCTTCAGATGTGGTTTAAACATCGATATCGATGACATTGGAAAAACTGATGACATCGTGGAAGTTCACCAGACAAAGAGGCCAAGTTGT GTAACCGGTAATGTACCTATtcgtataaataagattataagtaAGATCATCGGTCATCAAGAAACAGATAACGAAAAAAACAGCTGTGGTAACAACGAAGGAAGAAGCCGTGGAGCTAGTGGCGAAGAAGACGGTGGAGATTCACGCGAGTCGGAAAATGACAGTTCCTCGAGAATCAGTGCTGGTAACATATTATCGGAGATGGGTATCGAATCGTATTCTGGACCAGAGCACGAAAATTTCGTAACGCCAATAAGTCGCAAATACACCTATGACGATTGGCCTCTGGGAGATATAATGCTCCCCAAAAAACTGATAGCTGCTGGATTCTTTTATTCGGGTAAACCTCTTTAG
- the LOC119571099 gene encoding baculoviral IAP repeat-containing protein 3-like: MDISHPNSFLQQEEYRLTTFSEHETSPIDTTRVYRNMPFVSYDCLRYEEKRLGTFIDWPHEWLKPSELAADGFYYLRKDDHCACIFCRGIVGAWEKTDTPRGEHERHFPHCPFIRGQPTGNVPIVQGNILARLPVLHASLDDCGSRRVEADACRFSSRHMAGSYPECRGSPDETGLYQHSGPKRSDFTTLDSRLKSYVEGWPILGLHARDLAEAGFFYCGLSDHVRCFHCGKGLRNWISSDIPWKEHARWYPKCRFVLLTKGQDYINEVQQEHPPYTRTASTTIYSGIDKAASGSSNSPTEVQSVSEQELDLLMSLDVVKCVLEMGYPSCIVRACLKDRVEQTGEPYFVIEPCLEDVIHRMSVTENRVADNRSESTEREPSYGETDISSSIFQQQAPIFPSTSETMGNRVASIQSLPSESTEVELLSQQQQVSILPSTSEIIRQQASIFPTAPLNTTLSSSSSSSERENTETEANHILQIVEEIISQVSEEEKEGYEEKEGYEEKEEFKSRQSYEQLKEELERMREDRTCKVCMDSEIAIVFLPCSHMVTCVSCAVSLRQCPICRRDIKHVCRAIVS, translated from the exons ATGGACATATCACATCCTAACAGTTTTCTGCAGCAGGAAGAATATCGGTTAACCACGTTCAGCGAACATGAGACATCTCCCATCGATACCACTAGAGTATACAGGAACATGCCGTTCGTCAGCTACGATTGTCTAAGATACGAAGAAAAGCGATTAGGAACCTTCATCGACTGGCCTCATGAATGGCTGAAACCGTCAGAATTGGCGGCCGACGGATTTTACTATCTCAGGAAAGATGATCACTGTGCGTGTATCTTCTGCAGAGGGATAGTTGGAGCCTGGGAAAAAACTGACACGCCAAGAGGAGAACATGAACGCCATTTTCCCCACTGCCCCTTTATTAGGGGTCAGCCAACTGGAAATGTTCCCATTGTTCAAGGCAATATCTTAGCCAGGTTACCGGTACTACATGCGAGTCTGGACGATTGCGGATCAAGACGTGTTGAGGCCGACGCTTGCAGATTTTCGTCGAGACATATGGCCGGATCGTATCCCGAATGCA GAGGATCTCCGGATGAAACTGGTCTCTACCAGCATTCTGGACCGAAACGAAGTGATTTCACGACATTAGATAGCCGATTGAAGAGCTATGTCGAAGGATGGCCCATCCTCGGTCTGCATGCACGAGATCTTGCCGAAGCTGGATTTTTCTACTGTG GTCTGAGTGATCATGTTCGCTGTTTCCACTGCGGTAAGGGTCTTCGCAATTGGATATCTAGCGACATACCTTGGAAGGAACACGCTAGATGGTATCCTAAATGCAGATTTGTCTTATTGACGAAAGGCCAGGACTATATCAATGAA GTCCAGCAAGAACATCCACCGTACACCCGCACAGCAAGTACTACTATATATTCGGGTATCGATAAAGCTGCTTCCGGTAGCAGTAATAGTCCAACGGAGGTGCAATCCGTATCCGAACAAGAATTGGATCTGTTGATGAGTTTGGATGTCGTCAAGTGTGTACTGGAAATGGGATATCCTAGTTGTATAGTCAGGGCCTGCCTTAAAGATCGGGTTGAACAAACCGGCGAACCGTATTTCGTTATAGAGCCTTGCCTTGAAGATGTTATACATAGAATGAGCGTAACAGAGAATCGGGTTGCAGATAATCGTTCTGAAAGTACAGAGCGTGAGCCGTCATATGGCGAGACTGATATTTCATCTTCGATATTTCAACAACAAGCACCGATATTCCCATCAACGTCTGAAACCATGGGGAATCGGGTTGCAAGTATTCAATCGCTTCCATCCGAATCTACCGAGGTTGAACTATTATCTCAACAACAACAAGTTTCTATATTGCCATCTACATCCGAGATAATACGACAACAGGCTTCTATATTCCCTACTGCACCTCTGAATacaacgttatcatcatcatcgtcatcgtctgaACGAGAAAATACCGAAACTGAAGCAAACCATATTTTGCAAATAGTAGAAGAAATCATATCACAGGTtagtgaagaagagaaggagggatatgaagaaaaggagggatatgaggaaaaagaagaattcaaGTCAAGACAATCTT ATGAACAGCTGAAAGAGGAACTCGAACGGATGCGTGAAGATCGCACATGTAAAGTGTGCATGGACAGTGAAATAGCTATAGTGTTCCTTCCGTGCTCACATATGGTTACGTGCGTTTCCTGTGCTGTATCCCTGAGACAGTGCCCCATCTGTAGAAGAGACATCAAACATGTGTGCAGAGCTATTGTAtcctaa
- the LOC119571100 gene encoding ras-related protein RabX-like gives MYDYIDYKLLFFGEDVIHRILQIRNQALFVINGIKKVQEHDNLLFSKEKIYTVNNVMELASCTASDDDADADTNNPILMDIIGVLIYGILNEGWSESTMRCIENELVDKCLVHKYITEEEYRYCRKKYNNSDNDKSKNDNIPYIIDFLWNMCYFNKLYRDRYLNKNMTLRLIEKSTSSMSRNALIKHDLSFFHLPTAAGIAIYEYLTHRDTNLRLVKEAAKTLVAEEKYLRYSRNIRNTIEDDTTNKKKNIRLAYVNKRSKTSCALLLCKSASKINYSKKDTKSKLFNLQWLFNVTDIQNQKFKKCLGVIYDSIDVGDMLPNTSLSQKSKPLDWYYRFMNTGIVPFDQHNGCSEFRQYHREEGNEEKEHIYHNIDEENTYVIMNINTNTIDRVTPTTLSNTDVNTVQIHSEKQTDIGYKEENGYYKEKKNNNNNNNNNNNNNNNNNNNNKSNNYNTPKETIAAIVPNDVKYDVPSNICKSIFEIDKSMKHYNTLPVDKKKNRTHRTETFTPTVPSSSMMSSSVSVYDIPKKATTSIYNCKSLMIQCHKCQRYNISPYVVKCNRCRC, from the coding sequence atgtatgactATATTGATTATAAGCTCCTATTTTTTGGGGAAGATGTTATTCACCGCATACTGCAGATACGGAATCAAGCGTTATTTGTCATTAACGGTATAAAAAAAGTACAGGAGCATGACAATTTGCTATTTtcaaaagagaagatatataccGTGAACAATGTTATGGAACTGGCATCGTGTACTGCAAGTGACGACGATGCTGATGCTGATACAAACAATCCTATACTCATGGACATAATTGGTGTTTTAATATACGGTATTTTGAATGAAGGCTGGAGTGAATCTACCATGAGGTGTATAGAGAACGAATTGGTAGACAAGTGTCTTGTTCACAAATATATTACGGAGGAAGAATACAGATACTGtaggaaaaaatacaacaatagtgACAACGATaagagtaagaatgataatattccGTATATAATAGATTTCTTGTGGAATATGTGTTATTTTAATAAGTTATATCGCGACAGATATCTGAATAAAAATATGACTTTAAGGCTGATTGAAAAGAGTACATCATCGATGTCTAGAAATGCCTTGATTAAACACGACTTATCCTTTTTTCACTTACCGACCGCAGCCGGAATTGCGATTTATGAATATCtcacacacagagatacaaatTTAAGATTAGTAAAAGAAGCAGCAAAGACGCTAGTAGCTGAAGAGAAATATCTTCGATATtcaagaaatataagaaataccATAGAAGACGAtacaacaaacaagaagaaaaatattcgTCTGGCTTATGTTAACAAGAGAAGTAAAACGAGTTGTGCACTACTGTTATGCAAATCTGCATCTAAAATCAATTACTCTAAGAAGGATACAAAGAGTAAATTGTTCAACCTACAGTGGCTATTCAATGTAACTGACATACAAAACCAAAAGTTCAAGAAATGTCTGGGTGTCATATACGACAGCATAGATGTAGGCGATATGCTACCCAACACTAGTTTAAGCCAGAAGAGCAAACCACTCGACTGGTACTATCGATTTATGAATACTGGTATTGTCCCCTTCGATCAACATAACGGGTGTTCGGAGTTTAGACAATATCACCgtgaggaaggaaatgaagagaaagaacacATATACCATAATATCGACGAAGAGAACACTTacgttataatgaatataaatacaaacactatTGATCGTGTGACGCCAACAACATTGTCAAATACCGACGTTAACACTGTACAGATACACAGTGAGAAGCAAACAGATATAGgctataaagaagaaaatggatattataaggaaaagaaaaataataataataataataataataataataataataataataataataataacaacaacaaaagcaacaactacAATACACCAAAAGAAACAATAGCTGCCATAGTTCCAAATGATGTAAAATATGACGTCCCCTCAAACATATGTAAGAGTATATTTGAAATAGACAAGTCGATGAAGCATTATAACACTTTACCCgttgataagaaaaagaatagaactCACAGGACGGAGACATTTACGCCAACAGTGCCTTCGTCATCGATGATGTCGTCATCCGTCTCTGTCTACGACATACCCAAAAAGGCAACAACGAGTATCTATAACTGCAAGAGTTTAATGATTCAATGCCATAAGTGTCAAAGATATAACATATCGCCGTATGTCGTAAAGTGCAATCGATGTCGATGTTAG